The Natronoarchaeum mannanilyticum genome includes the window CGTATCGTCGTCGCTAATCGAGCGAGATGTACGTCTTCGTATCGGTGACGCCGCCCAACCCTCGGACGCCCGAGGAGGCGGTATCGAGGACCTCGTAGACCTCGCCGACGTCGACCTCGGCGATGATGTCGTAGTCGCCGGCGACGATGT containing:
- a CDS encoding Lrp/AsnC ligand binding domain-containing protein, whose translation is MVHAFIMVKTAAGKSEELLGSIRELSQVAEAHIVAGDYDIIAEVDVGEVYEVLDTASSGVRGLGGVTDTKTYISLD